The following proteins are co-located in the Deinococcus yavapaiensis KR-236 genome:
- the rph gene encoding ribonuclease PH: MSRADGRANDVTRSLKVARGANRYAEGSALVELGHTRVLATISVDNKVPPHVRGKKTGWLMAEYDMLPRATHERVSRERNANGGRRQEIQRLLGRAFRSTVDLDLFRDKTLIVDADVLQADGGTRVTSVLAGYAALFDYADKLVKTGKLSEWPLRHELGAVSVGIVNGELRLDLDYAEDEKATADLNVVATFGGQVLEVQGGAEGEPIPPERFTHMVTLGLKGVHALLEELRRQL; this comes from the coding sequence ATGTCGCGCGCTGACGGTCGAGCGAACGACGTCACGCGCTCGCTGAAGGTCGCGCGCGGCGCGAACCGCTACGCGGAGGGAAGCGCGCTCGTGGAACTCGGCCATACCCGCGTCCTCGCCACCATCAGCGTCGACAACAAAGTGCCGCCGCACGTGCGCGGCAAGAAGACGGGCTGGCTGATGGCCGAGTACGACATGCTGCCGCGCGCGACGCACGAACGCGTCAGTCGCGAGCGCAACGCGAACGGCGGTCGACGCCAAGAAATCCAGCGACTGCTCGGCCGCGCCTTTCGTTCCACGGTCGACCTCGACCTTTTTCGCGACAAGACGCTGATCGTGGACGCGGACGTGCTGCAAGCCGACGGCGGCACGCGCGTCACGAGCGTCCTCGCGGGGTACGCCGCCTTGTTCGACTACGCCGACAAGCTCGTGAAGACGGGCAAGTTGTCCGAGTGGCCCCTGCGGCACGAGCTTGGCGCCGTGTCGGTCGGCATCGTGAACGGCGAGTTGCGCCTCGACTTGGACTACGCCGAGGACGAGAAGGCAACGGCCGACCTCAACGTCGTCGCGACCTTCGGAGGCCAAGTGCTGGAGGTGCAAGGCGGCGCGGAAGGCGAACCGATTCCGCCCGAGCGCTTCACGCACATGGTGACGCTGGGCTTGAAGGGCGTGCACGCGTTGCTGGAGGAGCTTCGAAGGCAGCTCTAA
- a CDS encoding ABC transporter permease codes for MTESRRALLAAPFLALLAAFLIAPLLRTLAEGGVSVGLLRDPYFQSRLVWTFGGATLSAVLAALVGVPLAWGLAGYRVRGASFLLRALLLPFVTPTLVAAMGLTALVGPRGWLKLDLSETPAIVVLGNLFFNLPLVVRLSHAAFSRVPSELEASARSLGASPLRAFARVTLPLAAPGLLAGVVLVFLYSALSFGLPYLLGGERYATLEVEVYALALLEGRLSEASALVAVQLVVTTPALLAYLRLARSTPLGVATRLPHRSAPLAVRLVLAAFLGFTLLVCFGPLVAVAAKSLLGPDGLTLAFWSGVASSDDPPLSFLLLNTVRFGVLTLIAAVALGVAFSLAAARSNVLDFVSLAPLVVSPVSLGVGFLLLYPRLLAELPLLVAAYVLLSTPLVVRSLLPALRDVPRGLLDLARTLGATPGQVLRRVTFPLVLPALRGGAALALAATFGEFAATLVLSRPEWATLSLGVAEKLSRPGERNLGEACALATLLMGLALAGFAALDGGRGDVT; via the coding sequence TTGACCGAATCGCGCCGAGCGCTGCTGGCCGCGCCGTTTCTCGCGTTGCTGGCGGCGTTCCTGATCGCGCCGCTGCTGCGCACGCTCGCCGAGGGAGGAGTGAGCGTCGGCCTTCTGCGCGACCCGTACTTCCAAAGTCGCCTCGTCTGGACGTTCGGCGGGGCGACCTTGTCGGCCGTGCTCGCGGCGCTCGTCGGCGTGCCGCTCGCCTGGGGCCTCGCGGGGTACCGTGTGCGAGGCGCGTCCTTCTTGCTGCGCGCCTTGCTGCTGCCCTTCGTCACCCCCACCCTCGTCGCGGCGATGGGCCTCACCGCCCTCGTCGGTCCCAGGGGTTGGCTGAAGTTGGATCTCAGCGAGACGCCCGCGATCGTCGTGCTCGGCAACTTGTTCTTCAATTTGCCGCTCGTCGTGCGCCTTTCGCACGCCGCGTTTTCGCGCGTCCCGTCCGAGTTGGAAGCGAGCGCTCGCTCGCTCGGCGCGTCACCGCTGCGGGCGTTCGCGCGCGTCACGTTGCCGCTGGCGGCGCCCGGCCTGCTCGCCGGGGTGGTGCTGGTGTTTTTGTACAGCGCCTTGTCGTTCGGATTGCCGTACCTCCTCGGGGGCGAGCGGTACGCCACCTTGGAAGTCGAGGTGTACGCGCTCGCCTTGCTGGAAGGACGCCTGTCCGAAGCGTCCGCGCTCGTCGCCGTGCAGCTCGTCGTGACGACGCCCGCCTTGCTCGCTTACCTGCGCCTCGCGCGGTCGACGCCGCTCGGCGTGGCGACGCGGCTTCCTCACCGTTCCGCTCCGCTCGCCGTGCGCCTCGTCCTCGCCGCCTTCTTGGGATTCACGCTTCTCGTGTGCTTCGGGCCGCTCGTCGCGGTCGCGGCGAAATCGTTGCTCGGCCCCGACGGCCTCACCCTGGCCTTCTGGTCGGGCGTCGCGTCGTCCGACGACCCTCCGCTGAGCTTTCTGCTGCTCAACACCGTTCGCTTCGGGGTCTTGACGCTCATCGCGGCGGTCGCGCTCGGCGTGGCGTTCTCTTTGGCGGCCGCTCGCTCGAACGTTCTCGACTTCGTCAGCCTCGCGCCGCTCGTCGTGTCGCCCGTCAGCCTCGGCGTGGGCTTTTTGCTGCTCTACCCGCGTCTCCTCGCCGAATTGCCCCTGCTCGTCGCCGCGTACGTCCTGCTGAGCACGCCGCTCGTCGTGCGAAGCCTGCTGCCCGCCTTGCGGGACGTGCCGCGAGGTCTGCTCGATCTCGCGCGCACCCTCGGCGCGACTCCCGGCCAAGTTCTTCGCCGCGTCACCTTTCCGCTCGTCCTGCCCGCCTTGAGGGGCGGCGCGGCGCTCGCCCTCGCGGCGACGTTCGGCGAGTTCGCGGCGACCCTCGTCCTGTCGCGTCCCGAGTGGGCGACGCTCAGTTTGGGCGTCGCCGAGAAGCTCTCACGGCCGGGCGAGCGAAACCTCGGGGAAGCGTGCGCGCT
- the murI gene encoding glutamate racemase produces MTALLPSSLTAALSELTRPIGVFDSGVGGLTVLKALREALPKRDFVYLGDTARLPYGRKPRDMVAGFARGNTNFLVGLGVEAVVVACNTAASSAPNLGREFPVPMFDVISPGVEAARRRTRDGHVGVIATKGTVAAGAYQARLEAQGLRVWAKACPMFVPIVEEGLTDSEEARLLADLYLRGRPEIDTLILGCTHYPVLRNVLQETVGTTVQLVDSAEVTAEVVRAALGSEGSGSGRIVHLVTGDTVAYEHTARNIGGVDGVVIHLDVTHLVAAETAHKEAHVAR; encoded by the coding sequence GTGACTGCCCTCCTCCCCTCGTCCCTCACTGCCGCCCTGAGCGAGTTGACGCGTCCGATCGGCGTGTTCGACTCGGGCGTGGGCGGCCTCACCGTCCTCAAGGCGCTGCGCGAGGCGTTGCCGAAGCGTGACTTCGTGTACCTCGGCGACACGGCGCGCCTGCCCTACGGTCGCAAACCGCGCGACATGGTCGCGGGCTTCGCGCGCGGCAACACGAACTTTCTCGTCGGTCTCGGCGTCGAGGCCGTCGTGGTCGCCTGCAACACCGCCGCGTCGAGCGCGCCGAATCTCGGGCGCGAGTTTCCCGTGCCGATGTTCGACGTCATTTCGCCCGGAGTGGAGGCCGCGCGCCGTCGGACGCGCGACGGGCACGTCGGCGTGATCGCCACGAAGGGAACCGTCGCGGCGGGCGCGTACCAAGCGCGGCTCGAAGCGCAAGGCTTGCGAGTGTGGGCCAAGGCCTGCCCGATGTTCGTCCCGATCGTGGAGGAAGGCTTGACGGATTCCGAGGAGGCGCGCCTGCTCGCGGACTTGTACTTGCGCGGCCGACCCGAGATCGACACCCTCATTCTCGGATGCACGCACTACCCGGTGCTGCGGAACGTGCTGCAGGAGACGGTCGGCACCACGGTGCAACTGGTGGACAGCGCGGAAGTCACGGCGGAAGTCGTGCGCGCCGCCCTCGGGAGCGAAGGAAGCGGATCGGGCCGCATCGTCCATCTCGTGACGGGCGACACCGTCGCGTACGAGCACACGGCGCGCAACATCGGCGGCGTGGACGGCGTCGTGATTCATCTGGACGTCACGCACCTCGTCGCGGCCGAGACCGCCCACAAGGAAGCGCATGTCGCGCGCTGA
- a CDS encoding thiamine ABC transporter substrate-binding protein yields MLKWLMLMGALASTASAATLTVVTHDSFDLDKALVAKFEREHDAKVRFVKAGDAGAMLSRLILTKNAPIGDVVFGLDNSLLPRAREAGILEPYKSSALANVPAKLHLDPSGLLTTVDYGYVALNYDKAWFEKKKLPLPKTLEDLATARYENLVVVQNPATSSPGLAFLLATVRHFGEDRALKWWSDMRAGGMKITRGWNDAYYTDFTRNGGKYPIVLSYASSPAAEVFYATKKLGDSPTANLLLPGSSFLQLEGVGVLKGTAHRELARAFVDFLLSPAVQADIPTRMWVYPARSGLKLADVYRFAQEPRDATSNVNGAASLVDRFTRTVMRAGR; encoded by the coding sequence ATGTTGAAGTGGTTGATGTTGATGGGCGCGCTCGCGTCGACGGCGAGCGCGGCGACCCTGACGGTCGTGACGCACGATTCGTTCGACCTCGACAAGGCGCTCGTGGCGAAGTTCGAGCGCGAGCACGACGCCAAGGTGCGCTTCGTGAAGGCGGGCGACGCGGGCGCGATGCTCAGCCGTCTGATCCTCACGAAGAACGCCCCGATCGGTGACGTGGTGTTCGGCCTCGACAACTCGCTGCTGCCCCGAGCGCGCGAGGCGGGCATCCTCGAACCGTACAAGAGTTCCGCGCTCGCCAACGTGCCCGCCAAGCTCCACTTGGACCCTAGCGGCTTGCTGACGACGGTGGACTACGGCTACGTGGCGCTCAACTACGACAAGGCCTGGTTCGAGAAAAAGAAGTTGCCTCTCCCGAAGACGCTCGAAGACCTCGCGACCGCGCGCTACGAGAACCTCGTGGTGGTGCAGAACCCCGCGACGTCCAGCCCGGGCCTCGCGTTCCTGCTGGCGACCGTACGTCATTTCGGCGAGGACCGCGCGCTGAAGTGGTGGAGCGACATGCGCGCGGGCGGAATGAAGATCACACGAGGCTGGAACGACGCGTACTACACCGACTTCACGCGCAACGGCGGCAAGTACCCCATCGTGCTGAGCTACGCGAGCAGCCCGGCCGCCGAGGTCTTCTACGCGACGAAGAAGCTCGGCGACAGCCCCACGGCGAACCTCTTGCTGCCCGGCAGCAGCTTTCTGCAACTGGAAGGCGTCGGCGTCCTCAAGGGCACGGCGCACCGCGAACTCGCCCGGGCCTTCGTGGACTTCTTGCTGTCCCCGGCGGTGCAAGCCGACATCCCGACTCGCATGTGGGTGTATCCCGCCCGAAGCGGCTTGAAGCTCGCCGACGTGTACCGTTTCGCTCAAGAGCCGAGGGACGCGACGTCCAACGTGAACGGCGCGGCGAGCCTCGTGGACCGCTTCACCCGCACGGTGATGCGCGCGGGGCGTTGA
- a CDS encoding 4Fe-4S binding protein, translating into MFDSFLKIMGDYGNPVPRYTGPRCLVERMSVGGCDVCATVCPHDAITVDGKVEIDERKCTSCGLCVQSCPTGALEFDVTANLTAIRTQEEDAKLVCSRTSEGGKTVPCLARVTASVIVAAGAWDKPLELVHGDCATCDLGSDLVPVKLAEVVDAAQSLREATGRLANVTIRRGVEGGAENRGERVTRRGMFGTLLRSAAGVAKDLVPDKPLPFVDWSAPEERVPADWLWRRRALKPTPAQDVQVRWKAPLVDASCIFCPVCSNVCPTEAITRTIEADGSVALHLQLEACTGCGGCASSCPPQAIELSDDWREEHFAAPVLLRASDGPP; encoded by the coding sequence ATGTTCGATTCCTTCCTCAAGATCATGGGCGACTACGGAAATCCTGTGCCGCGCTACACGGGACCGCGCTGCCTCGTGGAACGCATGAGCGTCGGGGGATGCGACGTGTGCGCGACCGTGTGCCCGCACGACGCCATCACGGTCGACGGGAAGGTCGAGATCGACGAGCGCAAGTGCACGAGCTGTGGTTTGTGCGTGCAGTCGTGCCCGACGGGCGCTTTGGAGTTCGACGTCACGGCCAACTTGACGGCGATTCGCACGCAGGAGGAAGACGCGAAGCTCGTGTGTTCGCGAACGAGCGAGGGCGGCAAGACCGTTCCTTGCCTCGCTCGCGTCACGGCGAGCGTCATCGTCGCGGCGGGCGCGTGGGACAAGCCGCTCGAACTCGTGCACGGTGACTGCGCCACTTGCGACCTTGGCAGCGACCTCGTGCCCGTCAAGCTCGCCGAGGTCGTGGACGCGGCGCAATCGTTGCGGGAAGCGACGGGCCGCCTCGCGAACGTCACGATTCGGCGCGGCGTGGAAGGCGGCGCAGAGAACCGTGGAGAGCGCGTGACGCGGCGAGGCATGTTCGGAACGCTGCTGCGCTCGGCGGCGGGCGTTGCCAAAGACCTCGTGCCCGACAAGCCGCTTCCCTTCGTCGATTGGTCCGCGCCCGAGGAGCGCGTTCCCGCCGATTGGCTGTGGCGCCGCCGCGCCCTCAAGCCCACTCCCGCGCAAGACGTCCAGGTGCGCTGGAAGGCGCCCCTCGTGGACGCCTCGTGCATCTTCTGCCCGGTGTGCTCGAACGTCTGCCCGACCGAGGCGATCACCCGCACGATCGAAGCGGACGGAAGCGTCGCGTTGCACCTGCAGCTCGAAGCGTGCACCGGCTGCGGCGGATGCGCCTCATCGTGCCCGCCGCAGGCGATCGAGTTGTCCGACGATTGGCGCGAGGAGCATTTCGCCGCGCCCGTCCTGCTGCGTGCGTCCGACGGACCGCCGTAA
- a CDS encoding NAD(P)/FAD-dependent oxidoreductase, with protein sequence MNVIVVGGGLAGLTAAKVLRERGARVRVLEQRAEVGGRVRTRDIDGFRVDLGFQVLFTAYPAVRRHVDFAALDLVAIPPGAVIRKPGGADRMGDPVRDAAVLLDTLSASSLHFSDKVRVARLALQLKVPPAHSLLYGSEESTLDFLRRQGFSYASIDAFFGPFFGGIFLKRDLSPSAGLFRYYFRMLTDGEAAVPKLGMGELPKQLARGTDVRTNVRVTRLDAAANGVRVQTSNGVEEASHVIVAASPPEIRRLTAADVPSTPVSSTYLYYGASVQLDDETRLQLGTSGGLINNALWSSNTNAALAPRHAHLLSVTVLGDPPLDDKALDHGVRAELSRWYGPDEVAKLRLLSLDRVRFAQFAQPPGFERTLAGHATPWPNVLIASEGTSMSSIQGAMESGEKAAAILLGDVEAMSRPRGA encoded by the coding sequence ATGAACGTGATCGTCGTCGGAGGCGGGCTCGCGGGACTCACCGCCGCGAAAGTGCTGCGTGAGCGAGGCGCTAGGGTGCGCGTCTTGGAGCAACGCGCGGAAGTCGGCGGGCGGGTCCGCACGCGCGACATCGACGGATTCCGCGTCGACCTCGGCTTTCAAGTGCTGTTCACGGCCTACCCCGCCGTTCGTCGCCACGTGGATTTCGCCGCGCTCGACCTCGTCGCGATTCCGCCGGGCGCGGTCATTCGCAAGCCGGGCGGTGCCGACCGAATGGGCGATCCCGTTCGCGACGCGGCCGTTCTGCTCGACACCTTGAGCGCGTCCTCGCTGCACTTCTCGGACAAGGTGCGCGTGGCTCGGCTCGCCTTGCAGCTCAAGGTGCCGCCCGCGCACTCGCTGCTCTACGGTTCGGAGGAAAGTACCCTCGACTTCCTGCGGCGCCAAGGGTTTTCGTACGCTTCGATCGACGCCTTTTTCGGGCCGTTCTTCGGCGGCATCTTCCTCAAGCGCGATCTCAGCCCTTCCGCTGGCCTTTTTCGGTACTACTTTCGCATGCTCACGGACGGCGAGGCGGCCGTGCCGAAACTCGGAATGGGCGAACTTCCCAAGCAGCTCGCGCGAGGCACGGACGTTCGCACGAACGTCCGCGTGACGCGCCTCGACGCCGCCGCGAACGGCGTTCGCGTTCAAACTTCGAACGGCGTCGAGGAGGCGTCGCACGTCATCGTCGCCGCCAGTCCGCCCGAAATTCGTCGCCTCACGGCCGCCGACGTGCCGAGCACGCCCGTGTCGAGCACCTACCTTTACTACGGCGCGAGCGTGCAGCTCGACGACGAGACGAGGCTGCAACTCGGCACGTCGGGCGGGCTGATCAACAACGCCCTCTGGTCGAGCAACACGAACGCCGCCCTCGCCCCGAGGCACGCCCACTTGCTGAGCGTCACGGTGCTGGGTGACCCCCCGCTCGACGACAAGGCCCTCGATCACGGCGTACGCGCGGAACTATCACGATGGTACGGTCCCGACGAGGTCGCCAAGCTCCGCTTGCTGTCGCTCGACCGCGTTCGATTCGCGCAGTTCGCTCAACCGCCGGGATTCGAGCGTACCCTGGCCGGACACGCGACGCCCTGGCCGAACGTCTTGATCGCCTCGGAGGGAACGTCCATGAGCAGCATTCAAGGCGCCATGGAAAGCGGCGAGAAGGCGGCGGCGATCCTCTTGGGCGACGTGGAGGCGATGAGCCGACCGAGAGGCGCGTGA